A DNA window from Maribellus comscasis contains the following coding sequences:
- a CDS encoding glycoside hydrolase family 2 TIM barrel-domain containing protein → MKLSFYCITAILILLVSCSKEENEINRETPFNCDWKFIRSDVQNGQAINFNDSAWRILDLPHDYSIEDLPENEGVKQMGPFSEKSAGGASTGHVVGENAWYRKHFTLDKKDEGKIIKILFDGVYMNADFWINGKHLGNHPYGYTAFSYDLTDFLNPAGEDNVLAVQIKNEGKNSRWYSGSGIYRNVSLIKTNPVDIDLWGVYVTTPEVSKEKAFVNVETGITNTTHNTENYTIRTQILNPLGLISAEYKKGTDLSPGKNTVFQNKLEVQNPRLWSPEEPQLYTLTVQLFKGNKLIDETRQKFGIRTIEFSPEKGFLLNGNSVLLKGGCLHHDNGPLGSATFKTAEYRRIKIMKENGFNAIRTAHNPPSQTFLSACDEIGMLVMDEAFDQWQRPKNPEDYNLYFDDWWEKDLESMILRDRNHPSIIIWSIGNEINERADSSGLEIANNLKEKILLLDKTRPVTQAICHFWDQPGRDWEDTAPAFSQMDVHGYNYRWNDYESDHKKYPERIMIGTESFPLEALENWQMVEKHPYIIGDFVWTGMDYLGESGIGHTKLDNSDIQFLPPWPWFNAYCGDISILGYKKPQMYFRDVVWQNSDLEMMVHAPVPEGRKEIVSKWGWPAEWKSWTWQGNEDKALQVSVYSRCDQVRLELNGKEIGTKKVSEATKLTARFEVPYTEGELTAIGIKAGKEVARQTLKTAEEPFAVKITPEQNTININKNDLAYFNIEVVDKNGILVPNAEIPVDFEIQGNGKLQAVANGNPKDMKSFRQPQVKSFRGKCQLILRLEKEGGEISVSAKSEGLKTGNARVGVVI, encoded by the coding sequence ATGAAACTATCTTTTTATTGTATAACTGCAATTCTGATTCTGCTTGTTTCCTGTTCAAAAGAGGAAAATGAAATCAACCGGGAAACGCCGTTTAACTGCGACTGGAAATTTATTCGTTCTGATGTTCAAAACGGACAAGCCATAAATTTCAACGATTCAGCCTGGCGCATCCTCGATCTTCCTCACGATTACAGCATTGAAGACCTTCCTGAAAACGAGGGAGTAAAACAAATGGGGCCATTTTCTGAAAAAAGTGCCGGCGGTGCTTCAACAGGACACGTTGTTGGAGAAAATGCCTGGTACCGGAAACATTTTACTTTAGATAAAAAGGATGAGGGCAAAATCATAAAAATACTTTTCGACGGTGTTTATATGAACGCCGATTTCTGGATAAACGGAAAACACCTTGGAAATCATCCTTATGGCTATACTGCTTTTTCATACGATTTAACCGACTTCCTGAATCCGGCAGGTGAAGATAATGTTCTTGCTGTTCAAATTAAAAATGAAGGTAAAAATTCACGTTGGTACAGCGGTTCGGGAATTTACAGAAATGTAAGCTTAATTAAAACCAATCCGGTCGATATTGATTTATGGGGTGTTTATGTTACAACGCCTGAAGTATCGAAAGAAAAGGCTTTTGTAAATGTGGAAACCGGAATTACAAACACAACACACAATACGGAAAACTATACAATCAGGACGCAGATTTTAAACCCGTTGGGCCTTATCTCCGCAGAATATAAAAAAGGAACTGATTTAAGTCCCGGAAAAAATACTGTTTTTCAAAATAAATTAGAAGTCCAAAATCCGCGCTTATGGTCGCCGGAAGAACCACAGCTTTATACACTGACTGTTCAACTTTTTAAGGGAAATAAACTGATTGATGAAACCAGACAAAAATTTGGGATCAGAACCATTGAGTTTTCTCCTGAAAAAGGATTCTTACTAAATGGGAACAGTGTTTTGTTAAAGGGAGGTTGTCTGCATCACGACAACGGCCCACTAGGTTCGGCAACTTTTAAAACAGCGGAATACCGCCGGATAAAAATCATGAAGGAAAATGGTTTTAATGCCATCCGTACAGCACACAATCCTCCCTCTCAAACTTTTTTGAGTGCCTGCGATGAAATAGGGATGCTGGTTATGGATGAAGCTTTTGACCAATGGCAACGTCCCAAAAATCCTGAGGATTACAACCTTTATTTTGACGATTGGTGGGAAAAAGATTTGGAATCCATGATTTTGCGCGACAGAAACCACCCCTCAATAATTATCTGGAGCATTGGAAATGAAATCAATGAACGGGCTGATTCTTCCGGTCTGGAGATAGCCAACAACCTGAAAGAAAAAATACTTCTTTTAGATAAAACCCGTCCGGTAACACAGGCAATCTGCCATTTCTGGGATCAGCCTGGGCGCGATTGGGAAGATACGGCGCCTGCTTTCTCGCAAATGGATGTACATGGATACAATTACCGTTGGAACGACTATGAATCAGACCACAAGAAATATCCGGAAAGAATTATGATTGGAACAGAATCATTTCCTCTGGAAGCGCTTGAAAACTGGCAAATGGTAGAAAAACATCCATATATAATTGGCGATTTTGTGTGGACCGGAATGGATTACCTTGGTGAATCCGGCATTGGACATACAAAGCTGGATAATTCCGACATTCAGTTTTTACCTCCCTGGCCGTGGTTTAATGCTTACTGCGGTGACATTAGCATTCTCGGCTATAAAAAACCACAAATGTATTTCCGCGATGTTGTTTGGCAAAACAGCGATTTGGAAATGATGGTTCATGCGCCTGTACCTGAAGGACGCAAAGAAATAGTAAGCAAATGGGGGTGGCCCGCGGAATGGAAAAGCTGGACCTGGCAAGGCAATGAAGACAAAGCCCTGCAGGTTTCTGTTTACTCACGCTGCGACCAGGTTCGGCTGGAACTAAACGGAAAAGAAATTGGTACAAAAAAGGTGTCGGAGGCGACAAAACTAACAGCAAGGTTTGAGGTTCCTTATACAGAAGGAGAGTTGACGGCCATTGGTATTAAAGCGGGAAAGGAAGTTGCACGACAAACTTTAAAAACTGCTGAAGAACCTTTTGCTGTAAAAATCACACCTGAACAAAATACGATTAATATCAACAAAAACGACTTAGCTTATTTTAATATTGAAGTGGTGGACAAAAACGGAATTCTTGTTCCAAATGCAGAAATTCCTGTTGATTTTGAAATACAAGGAAATGGAAAACTACAGGCAGTGGCAAACGGAAATCCGAAGGACATGAAAAGTTTCAGGCAGCCACAGGTGAAAAGTTTCCGCGGAAAATGCCAGCTGATACTTCGTTTGGAAAAAGAAGGTGGCGAAATCTCTGTTTCAGCAAAATCGGAGGGATTAAAAACGGGAAATGCAAGGGTTGGAGTGGTAATATAA
- the hemH gene encoding ferrochelatase, which yields MKKGKTAVLLMNVGSPDEPTVPAVRKYLTEFLNDKRVIDLPWLLRKFLVNGIIIPFRVKNSTGLYKQLWTKKGSPLIYYSEELKEKLQAKLGSLFEVFVGMRYGNPGYKNALSEIKKKGFEKIVLVPLYPQHAMSTTETSLIAAEKEIKKQGIQAEIYEVGQFYDNPKFVDAFAEQARKYNLSDFDHIIFSYHGLPNRQVEKCHPGIKVGNCSCRNALPEHGKFCYHATSYETTRLIASKLNLKKSDYTVSFQSRLSNNWLTPFTDAVLQEKLEQGKKNILVLAPSFVTDCLETILEIGVEYGEEFKQKGGNKVQLVESLNTGDRWVEILAEMVISQLNS from the coding sequence ATGAAAAAAGGAAAAACAGCTGTTTTATTGATGAATGTTGGAAGTCCCGATGAACCAACAGTTCCAGCAGTGCGGAAATATCTTACTGAATTTTTAAATGATAAACGGGTAATCGACCTTCCGTGGTTGTTGAGAAAATTTTTGGTGAATGGGATTATTATTCCTTTTCGTGTAAAAAATTCAACGGGATTATACAAGCAGCTTTGGACAAAAAAAGGTTCTCCGTTAATTTATTATTCTGAGGAGTTAAAAGAAAAACTACAGGCAAAACTTGGAAGTTTATTTGAAGTTTTTGTTGGAATGCGTTACGGAAATCCGGGTTATAAAAACGCACTTTCAGAAATAAAAAAGAAAGGCTTTGAGAAAATTGTTTTGGTTCCGCTTTATCCGCAGCATGCGATGTCGACTACTGAAACTTCTTTGATTGCAGCTGAAAAGGAGATAAAAAAGCAGGGAATTCAGGCTGAAATATATGAGGTTGGACAGTTCTACGACAACCCGAAATTTGTTGATGCTTTTGCTGAACAAGCACGAAAATATAATTTATCTGATTTTGACCATATTATTTTTTCGTATCACGGCCTACCTAACCGCCAGGTTGAGAAATGCCACCCCGGAATTAAAGTGGGAAACTGTTCCTGCAGAAATGCTCTTCCGGAACATGGCAAGTTTTGCTATCACGCTACTTCTTACGAAACTACACGACTAATTGCTTCAAAACTTAACCTGAAAAAATCAGATTACACCGTTAGTTTTCAGTCGAGGTTGTCAAACAATTGGCTTACTCCTTTTACTGATGCTGTTTTGCAGGAGAAACTGGAGCAAGGGAAGAAGAATATATTGGTTTTGGCGCCTTCGTTTGTTACCGATTGTTTGGAAACCATTCTGGAAATTGGTGTGGAATATGGCGAGGAGTTTAAGCAAAAAGGAGGGAATAAAGTTCAATTGGTGGAAAGTTTAAATACCGGTGATCGATGGGTGGAAATTCTTGCGGAGATGGTTATTTCGCAACTGAACTCTTAA
- the hemG gene encoding protoporphyrinogen oxidase yields MSENKIQKVAVVGAGLTGLTTAYYLKKAGIGVQVFEKADRAGGVIKTYNENGFTFEAGPNTGVLGQPEATELLENLNGDCELEIADEAAKARWIWKSGKWEALPSGLIGGIKTPLFTFTDKLRLLGEPFRKRGTNPNETLKELVLRRMGRSFLDYAVDPFILGIYSGDPAKLVPKYALPKLYRLEQDYGSFIGGTVKKARQPKTDWEKKATKEIFSVKGGLENLIKALVKNIGKDNIVLNCDSVSFEKTEKGYKVNNQNEVFSNIISTVGAYELSHLFPFADIEKINQINQLEYARVVQVSLGFKEWKGVDLKSFGGLVPFKENRDLLGVLFLSSFLKNRAPQNGALLSTFLGGIRKPEMVELNDGQIVDIVKKEIIEMMGLKQFDPDMLKIFRYQHAIPQYGIESEQKLKAIDQLEKTNPGLILAGNIRDGIGMADRIKQGKMLATQVISQSK; encoded by the coding sequence ATGAGCGAAAATAAAATTCAAAAAGTAGCTGTTGTAGGCGCGGGATTAACCGGATTAACTACCGCCTATTATTTAAAAAAAGCAGGCATCGGTGTTCAGGTTTTTGAAAAAGCAGATCGCGCCGGAGGTGTTATCAAAACCTACAACGAAAATGGTTTTACATTTGAAGCCGGACCAAATACAGGTGTTCTCGGACAACCTGAAGCAACTGAATTACTTGAAAATTTAAACGGCGACTGTGAGCTGGAAATCGCAGATGAAGCAGCAAAAGCCCGGTGGATCTGGAAATCCGGTAAATGGGAAGCTCTTCCTTCAGGATTAATTGGCGGGATAAAAACACCTTTGTTTACATTTACCGACAAGTTGCGGTTATTGGGCGAACCCTTCAGAAAAAGGGGAACAAATCCGAACGAAACATTAAAAGAATTGGTGCTTCGCCGTATGGGAAGAAGCTTTCTTGATTATGCTGTTGATCCGTTTATCCTGGGAATTTATTCCGGCGATCCGGCGAAACTGGTTCCAAAATATGCTTTGCCTAAATTATACCGATTGGAGCAGGACTACGGAAGTTTTATCGGGGGCACTGTAAAAAAAGCTCGTCAGCCCAAAACCGATTGGGAAAAAAAAGCTACAAAAGAAATTTTTTCAGTAAAAGGAGGTTTGGAAAACCTGATAAAAGCGTTGGTGAAAAATATCGGAAAAGATAACATCGTCTTAAATTGTGATTCTGTTTCTTTTGAAAAAACAGAAAAAGGATACAAGGTAAACAACCAAAACGAAGTATTTTCAAACATAATCTCAACGGTTGGTGCCTATGAATTAAGCCATCTTTTTCCCTTTGCCGACATTGAAAAAATAAATCAGATAAATCAGTTGGAGTACGCCCGAGTAGTTCAGGTTTCACTGGGTTTTAAAGAGTGGAAAGGAGTTGATTTAAAATCATTTGGAGGGTTAGTACCATTTAAAGAAAACAGGGATTTGCTTGGAGTGCTTTTTTTATCTTCTTTTTTAAAAAACAGGGCGCCTCAGAACGGAGCGTTACTTTCAACATTTCTGGGAGGTATAAGAAAACCTGAAATGGTTGAACTGAATGACGGTCAAATTGTTGATATCGTGAAAAAGGAAATAATAGAAATGATGGGCTTGAAACAGTTTGACCCTGATATGCTGAAAATTTTTCGTTATCAGCATGCCATTCCGCAATATGGAATTGAATCGGAACAAAAGCTAAAAGCAATCGACCAGCTGGAAAAAACGAATCCGGGATTGATTTTGGCGGGAAATATACGTGACGGAATTGGAATGGCTGACAGAATTAAACAGGGAAAAATGTTGGCAACTCAGGTAATCAGTCAAAGTAAATGA
- the hemN gene encoding oxygen-independent coproporphyrinogen III oxidase codes for MKIPKNLIDKYNVPVPRYTSYPPANFFSTEFDNKEYIRAIEFSNNEWPENISIYIHIPFCPKICYYCGCNTHLTRDKDKMRVYVEALKKEILMVKKYLSSNRKVAQVHWGGGTPNSLPVEMMEEIMGVLHSNFSFIPNPEIAMECHPAMLDSAYIDALVKSGFNRMSLGIQDFNLKVLENVNRDPSEIPVEELVQLIRSRGDIGVNLDFIYGLPYQDVKSFSETIEQAVKISPDRLVTFSYAHVPWIKKAQKILEVRGLPEADEKLAMFEAAYKILTQNGYKPIGLDHYAKADDELNIALENRTLHRNFQGYCTRETTGQVYAFGATGISQLESAYAQNAKDTNKYVEQIESGNFFIEKGYKLSKKEKIIKHVINEIMCNYYLSWKEAAQKFEVSEDELKNVVELKEGNLDNFAEDGLLNFNPDEIAVTDSGRFFVRNIAASFDPNLKNAAQKFSKSL; via the coding sequence ATGAAGATTCCGAAAAATCTGATAGATAAATATAATGTGCCGGTGCCGAGATACACCAGTTATCCACCGGCTAATTTCTTTTCAACAGAATTTGATAACAAGGAATATATCCGGGCAATTGAGTTTTCAAATAACGAATGGCCCGAAAATATTTCGATTTATATACACATTCCGTTTTGCCCTAAAATTTGTTACTACTGCGGATGTAATACACATTTAACACGCGATAAAGATAAAATGCGGGTGTATGTTGAAGCATTAAAAAAAGAGATTTTGATGGTGAAAAAGTACCTTTCATCAAACCGGAAAGTGGCGCAGGTACATTGGGGGGGAGGTACACCAAATTCGTTGCCTGTTGAAATGATGGAAGAAATTATGGGTGTGCTGCACTCTAATTTTTCATTTATTCCAAACCCCGAAATTGCAATGGAATGTCACCCCGCTATGCTCGATTCTGCCTATATTGATGCGTTGGTAAAAAGTGGGTTTAACCGAATGAGTTTGGGGATACAGGATTTTAATCTGAAGGTACTTGAGAATGTAAATCGGGATCCTTCTGAGATTCCGGTTGAAGAGCTTGTTCAACTTATTCGCAGCCGCGGAGATATCGGCGTAAATCTGGATTTTATTTATGGTCTGCCCTATCAGGATGTAAAATCTTTTTCAGAAACAATAGAACAGGCGGTTAAAATTTCGCCCGATCGTTTGGTTACATTTTCATATGCACACGTACCGTGGATTAAAAAAGCACAGAAAATACTTGAAGTTCGCGGACTTCCTGAAGCCGATGAAAAATTGGCGATGTTTGAGGCTGCTTATAAAATTCTAACACAAAATGGATATAAACCCATCGGCCTCGATCATTATGCAAAAGCTGATGATGAGTTAAATATTGCACTTGAAAACAGAACTTTACACCGGAATTTTCAGGGCTACTGCACTCGTGAAACAACCGGACAGGTTTATGCGTTCGGAGCTACAGGAATTAGTCAGTTGGAAAGCGCTTATGCACAAAATGCAAAAGACACCAACAAATACGTAGAACAAATTGAAAGTGGGAATTTTTTTATTGAAAAGGGCTATAAACTGAGTAAAAAGGAGAAGATAATAAAACATGTCATAAACGAAATCATGTGTAATTACTATCTTTCATGGAAAGAGGCCGCTCAAAAATTTGAAGTTTCAGAAGATGAGTTGAAAAATGTTGTTGAACTTAAGGAAGGTAACTTAGATAATTTTGCGGAAGACGGGCTTTTAAATTTCAACCCGGACGAAATTGCGGTTACTGATTCAGGAAGGTTTTTTGTTCGAAATATTGCTGCAAGTTTTGACCCCAATCTAAAGAATGCGGCGCAGAAATTTTCAAAATCGTTGTAA
- a CDS encoding MFS transporter: MGKKEINKYFTLLSLYLAQSIPMSFFSTVIPVIMRMENYSLESIGYLQLIKLPWIVKFLWAPIVDRTSHSSKRYRRWILSSELFYAAIIVSIGFFDLQTDFSTIIILMVIAFTASATQDIATDAFAILVLKEKERSIGNSMQSAGSFIGTLVGSGVLLIIYHYWGWMPLLHCLGVFVLISLIPVMFFKNHSKKEIDKSRKNISPLEFVYFFKQKRIGGHILLLFLFYAGIIGILTMIKPYLVDLGYEVKRIGFISGIFGTACGALMTIPAGIFIRKKGVLRSVWVFPVLNVMVAVYFIFLTYTNHQLYLIYVGVALLWSAYAMSSVFVYTLGMQVVRKGREGTDFTIQIVVTHLSSLVIAILSGKIADTIDYRGLFAIELGIGLLILILLPFLFRKEFYNTEERCPVIEAGAEFPDKTIN, translated from the coding sequence ATGGGAAAAAAAGAAATCAATAAATACTTTACGCTGCTGAGTCTTTATCTGGCGCAATCGATTCCGATGAGTTTTTTCTCCACCGTGATTCCCGTAATCATGCGAATGGAAAATTATTCACTCGAATCCATTGGTTACCTGCAACTCATAAAATTACCCTGGATAGTTAAATTTTTGTGGGCTCCGATTGTCGACAGGACGAGTCACTCCTCAAAAAGGTACCGGCGCTGGATATTGTCATCAGAACTGTTTTATGCGGCTATAATAGTCTCCATTGGTTTTTTTGATTTGCAGACCGATTTTTCCACAATAATTATTTTAATGGTAATTGCCTTTACTGCGTCGGCCACACAAGATATCGCTACCGATGCTTTTGCCATTCTTGTATTAAAAGAAAAGGAAAGAAGTATCGGAAACAGCATGCAGTCGGCCGGTAGTTTTATCGGAACATTAGTGGGGAGTGGCGTTTTGTTAATTATCTATCACTACTGGGGGTGGATGCCGTTGCTGCACTGTCTTGGTGTGTTTGTTCTGATTTCTTTAATTCCGGTGATGTTTTTTAAAAATCATAGCAAAAAAGAAATTGATAAGTCAAGAAAAAACATCTCACCTCTGGAATTTGTATATTTTTTTAAACAAAAAAGAATTGGCGGACATATTTTATTGCTTTTCCTGTTTTACGCCGGAATAATTGGCATTTTAACCATGATAAAGCCCTATCTGGTTGATTTGGGCTACGAAGTAAAAAGAATAGGTTTTATTTCCGGTATTTTTGGAACAGCTTGCGGCGCGTTAATGACCATTCCGGCGGGTATATTTATCCGAAAAAAAGGAGTATTACGTTCTGTGTGGGTTTTTCCTGTTTTGAATGTGATGGTGGCCGTTTATTTTATTTTTCTTACCTACACGAATCATCAGTTGTATTTGATTTATGTTGGAGTTGCATTGCTTTGGAGTGCTTATGCAATGTCTTCGGTTTTTGTGTATACACTCGGAATGCAGGTGGTTCGAAAAGGAAGAGAAGGAACAGATTTTACCATCCAGATTGTCGTTACCCATTTAAGCAGTCTGGTTATCGCAATATTAAGCGGAAAAATAGCCGACACGATAGATTATCGCGGGCTTTTTGCTATTGAATTAGGAATTGGATTATTAATTTTGATCCTGTTGCCGTTTTTATTTAGAAAAGAATTCTATAATACTGAGGAACGTTGTCCCGTTATAGAAGCCGGGGCTGAATTTCCTGACAAAACAATAAATTAA